From the genome of Denticeps clupeoides chromosome 4, fDenClu1.1, whole genome shotgun sequence, one region includes:
- the e2f5 gene encoding transcription factor E2F5 isoform X4: MAAPPGSSRREKSLGLLTIRFVALLRDAEDGLLDLKTAADTLAVKQKRRIYDITNVLEGVGLIDKKTKNTVRWRGENSGCRSQEVLEQVALLKAQIGDLDMKERVLDQQKARIQQSIRLLSEDSTCGPYKYVTHEDVCDSFGGDTLLAVMAPSGTQLEVAVPVTGEGGQKKYQVSLRSPSAPIQVALINRERGGTRPVVFAVPPPADLSALPTPPGTPAAPRRRPLTSGQPERMGTHAAPSLPPYPLNPAPLTLRDSSSAAECHPESPGGRRPQQDAMEETLGAAGLLREHGREDKEGEWPRPPSRPRPARASTDRVPICPLAGDNLIEDLMSSDGGSPPRLSEAAAGRGARFNRYRALVPQCSPCCACPPTLAWTSTSAWTPATPRATSSTSRSSTTERPSPRPCRVPRRVPAARSSQFSFFLTFFSWTRGPVRPGVAPFRRCLFLALFFLFSKSTFPIEINENSHIFVMFSFDFV; the protein is encoded by the exons ATGGCCGCGCCGCCCGGTTCGAGTCGCCGCGAGAAGAGCCTGGGTCTCCTCACCATCAGGTTCGTGGCCCTGCTGCGGGACGCCGAGGACGGGCTGCTGGACCTGAAGACG GCAGCGGACACCCTGGCCGTGAAGCAGAAGAGGAGGATCTACGACATCACCAACGTGCTGGAGGGCGTGGGGCTGATCGACAAGAAGACGAAGAACACCGTGCGGTGGAG GGGCGAGAACTCGGGCTGCCGGAGCCAGGAGGTTCTGGAGCAGGTGGCCCTGCTGAAGGCCCAGATCGGCGACCTGGACATGAAGGAGCGCGTGCTGGACCAGCAGAAGGCCCGGATCCAGCAGAGCATCAGGCTCCTGAGCGAGGACTCCACCTGCGGCCC GTACAAGTATGTCACGCACGAGGACGTCTGCGACTCGTTCGGCGGCGACACCCTGCTGGCGGTGATGGCACCCTCCGGGACGCAGCTGGAGGTGGCGGTGCCGGTGACG GGTGAGGGCGGCCAGAAGAAGTACCAGGTGAGCCTGCGGAGCCCGTCCGCCCCCATCCAGGTGGCGCTGATCAACCGGGAGCGCGGCGGCACGCGGCCCGTCGTCTTCGCCGTCCCGCCCCCCGCCGACCTCTCCGCCCTGCCCACGCCCCCCGGCACgcccgccgcgccgcgccgccgccccCTGACCTCCGGCCAGCCGGAGCGCATGGGTACGCACgccgccccctccctccctccctacCCCCTTAACCCCGCCCCCTTAACCCTGAGAGACTCCTCCTCTGCCGCAGAGTGTCACCCGGAGTCCCCCGGAGGCCGGCGTCCGCAGCAGGACGCGATGGAGGAGACGCTGGGCGCGGCCGGCCTGCTCCGGGAGCACGGGAGGGAGGACAAGGAAGGCgagtggccccgccccccatcCCGGCCACGGCCGGCCCGCGCCAGTACTGACCGCGTTCCCATTTGTCCCCTCGCAGGGGACAACCTCATCGAGGACCTGATGTCGTCTGACGGTGGGTCCCCGCCACGCCTCTCCGAAGCGGCGGCGGGGCGCGGCGCGCGTTTTAACCGCTACCGCGCTCTTGTCCCGCAGTGTTCCCCCTGCTGCGCCTGTCCCCCGACCCTGGCGTGGACTTCAACTTCGGCCTGGACGCCAGCGACGCCACGTGCGACCTCTTCGACGTCCAGATCCTCAACTACTGAGCGTCCCTCGCCGCGTCCCTGCCGCGTCCCTCGCCGCGTCCCTGCCGCGCGCAGCTCTCAGTTCTCCTTCTTTCTCACGTTTTTCTCCTGGACGCGAGGGCCCGTCCGGCCGGGCGTGGCTCCGTTTCGTCGGTGCCTTTTTCTCgcactttttttccttttttctaaaAGTACTTTTCCAAtcgaaataaatgaaaattcgCATATTTTTGTGATGTTCAGTTTTGACTTTGTATAA
- the e2f5 gene encoding transcription factor E2F5 isoform X7 yields the protein MAAPPGSSRREKSLGLLTIRFVALLRDAEDGLLDLKTAADTLAVKQKRRIYDITNVLEGVGLIDKKTKNTVRWRGENSGCRSQEVLEQVALLKAQIGDLDMKERVLDQQKARIQQSIRLLSEDSTCGPYPFPGREAWPLFPDYTRDVLIRSFRNALTLATYKYVTHEDVCDSFGGDTLLAVMAPSGTQLEVAVPVTGEGGQKKYQVSLRSPSAPIQVALINRERGGTRPVVFAVPPPADLSALPTPPGTPAAPRRRPLTSGQPERMGTHAAPSLPPYPLNPAPLTLRDSSSAAECHPESPGGRRPQQDAMEETLGAAGLLREHGREDKEGEWPRPPSRPRPARASTDRVPICPLAGDNLIEDLMSSDVFPLLRLSPDPGVDFNFGLDASDATCDLFDVQILNY from the exons ATGGCCGCGCCGCCCGGTTCGAGTCGCCGCGAGAAGAGCCTGGGTCTCCTCACCATCAGGTTCGTGGCCCTGCTGCGGGACGCCGAGGACGGGCTGCTGGACCTGAAGACG GCAGCGGACACCCTGGCCGTGAAGCAGAAGAGGAGGATCTACGACATCACCAACGTGCTGGAGGGCGTGGGGCTGATCGACAAGAAGACGAAGAACACCGTGCGGTGGAG GGGCGAGAACTCGGGCTGCCGGAGCCAGGAGGTTCTGGAGCAGGTGGCCCTGCTGAAGGCCCAGATCGGCGACCTGGACATGAAGGAGCGCGTGCTGGACCAGCAGAAGGCCCGGATCCAGCAGAGCATCAGGCTCCTGAGCGAGGACTCCACCTGCGGCCCATATCCTTTCCCGGGGCGGGAGGCGTGGCCATTGTTCCCAGATTACACGCGTGACGTTCTAATCCGGTCTTTCCGGAACGCCTTAACCCTCGCCACGTACAAGTATGTCACGCACGAGGACGTCTGCGACTCGTTCGGCGGCGACACCCTGCTGGCGGTGATGGCACCCTCCGGGACGCAGCTGGAGGTGGCGGTGCCGGTGACG GGTGAGGGCGGCCAGAAGAAGTACCAGGTGAGCCTGCGGAGCCCGTCCGCCCCCATCCAGGTGGCGCTGATCAACCGGGAGCGCGGCGGCACGCGGCCCGTCGTCTTCGCCGTCCCGCCCCCCGCCGACCTCTCCGCCCTGCCCACGCCCCCCGGCACgcccgccgcgccgcgccgccgccccCTGACCTCCGGCCAGCCGGAGCGCATGGGTACGCACgccgccccctccctccctccctacCCCCTTAACCCCGCCCCCTTAACCCTGAGAGACTCCTCCTCTGCCGCAGAGTGTCACCCGGAGTCCCCCGGAGGCCGGCGTCCGCAGCAGGACGCGATGGAGGAGACGCTGGGCGCGGCCGGCCTGCTCCGGGAGCACGGGAGGGAGGACAAGGAAGGCgagtggccccgccccccatcCCGGCCACGGCCGGCCCGCGCCAGTACTGACCGCGTTCCCATTTGTCCCCTCGCAGGGGACAACCTCATCGAGGACCTGATGTCGTCTGACG TGTTCCCCCTGCTGCGCCTGTCCCCCGACCCTGGCGTGGACTTCAACTTCGGCCTGGACGCCAGCGACGCCACGTGCGACCTCTTCGACGTCCAGATCCTCAACTACTGA
- the e2f5 gene encoding transcription factor E2F5 isoform X3, producing the protein MAAPPGSSRREKSLGLLTIRFVALLRDAEDGLLDLKTAADTLAVKQKRRIYDITNVLEGVGLIDKKTKNTVRWRGENSGCRSQEVLEQVALLKAQIGDLDMKERVLDQQKARIQQSIRLLSEDSTCGPYPFPGREAWPLFPDYTRDVLIRSFRNALTLATYKYVTHEDVCDSFGGDTLLAVMAPSGTQLEVAVPVTGEGGQKKYQVSLRSPSAPIQVALINRERGGTRPVVFAVPPPADLSALPTPPGTPAAPRRRPLTSGQPERMECHPESPGGRRPQQDAMEETLGAAGLLREHGREDKEGEWPRPPSRPRPARASTDRVPICPLAGDNLIEDLMSSDGGSPPRLSEAAAGRGARFNRYRALVPQCSPCCACPPTLAWTSTSAWTPATPRATSSTSRSSTTERPSPRPCRVPRRVPAARSSQFSFFLTFFSWTRGPVRPGVAPFRRCLFLALFFLFSKSTFPIEINENSHIFVMFSFDFV; encoded by the exons ATGGCCGCGCCGCCCGGTTCGAGTCGCCGCGAGAAGAGCCTGGGTCTCCTCACCATCAGGTTCGTGGCCCTGCTGCGGGACGCCGAGGACGGGCTGCTGGACCTGAAGACG GCAGCGGACACCCTGGCCGTGAAGCAGAAGAGGAGGATCTACGACATCACCAACGTGCTGGAGGGCGTGGGGCTGATCGACAAGAAGACGAAGAACACCGTGCGGTGGAG GGGCGAGAACTCGGGCTGCCGGAGCCAGGAGGTTCTGGAGCAGGTGGCCCTGCTGAAGGCCCAGATCGGCGACCTGGACATGAAGGAGCGCGTGCTGGACCAGCAGAAGGCCCGGATCCAGCAGAGCATCAGGCTCCTGAGCGAGGACTCCACCTGCGGCCCATATCCTTTCCCGGGGCGGGAGGCGTGGCCATTGTTCCCAGATTACACGCGTGACGTTCTAATCCGGTCTTTCCGGAACGCCTTAACCCTCGCCACGTACAAGTATGTCACGCACGAGGACGTCTGCGACTCGTTCGGCGGCGACACCCTGCTGGCGGTGATGGCACCCTCCGGGACGCAGCTGGAGGTGGCGGTGCCGGTGACG GGTGAGGGCGGCCAGAAGAAGTACCAGGTGAGCCTGCGGAGCCCGTCCGCCCCCATCCAGGTGGCGCTGATCAACCGGGAGCGCGGCGGCACGCGGCCCGTCGTCTTCGCCGTCCCGCCCCCCGCCGACCTCTCCGCCCTGCCCACGCCCCCCGGCACgcccgccgcgccgcgccgccgccccCTGACCTCCGGCCAGCCGGAGCGCATGG AGTGTCACCCGGAGTCCCCCGGAGGCCGGCGTCCGCAGCAGGACGCGATGGAGGAGACGCTGGGCGCGGCCGGCCTGCTCCGGGAGCACGGGAGGGAGGACAAGGAAGGCgagtggccccgccccccatcCCGGCCACGGCCGGCCCGCGCCAGTACTGACCGCGTTCCCATTTGTCCCCTCGCAGGGGACAACCTCATCGAGGACCTGATGTCGTCTGACGGTGGGTCCCCGCCACGCCTCTCCGAAGCGGCGGCGGGGCGCGGCGCGCGTTTTAACCGCTACCGCGCTCTTGTCCCGCAGTGTTCCCCCTGCTGCGCCTGTCCCCCGACCCTGGCGTGGACTTCAACTTCGGCCTGGACGCCAGCGACGCCACGTGCGACCTCTTCGACGTCCAGATCCTCAACTACTGAGCGTCCCTCGCCGCGTCCCTGCCGCGTCCCTCGCCGCGTCCCTGCCGCGCGCAGCTCTCAGTTCTCCTTCTTTCTCACGTTTTTCTCCTGGACGCGAGGGCCCGTCCGGCCGGGCGTGGCTCCGTTTCGTCGGTGCCTTTTTCTCgcactttttttccttttttctaaaAGTACTTTTCCAAtcgaaataaatgaaaattcgCATATTTTTGTGATGTTCAGTTTTGACTTTGTATAA
- the e2f5 gene encoding transcription factor E2F5 isoform X6, which translates to MKERVLDQQKARIQQSIRLLSEDSTCGPYPFPGREAWPLFPDYTRDVLIRSFRNALTLATYKYVTHEDVCDSFGGDTLLAVMAPSGTQLEVAVPVTGEGGQKKYQVSLRSPSAPIQVALINRERGGTRPVVFAVPPPADLSALPTPPGTPAAPRRRPLTSGQPERMGTHAAPSLPPYPLNPAPLTLRDSSSAAECHPESPGGRRPQQDAMEETLGAAGLLREHGREDKEGEWPRPPSRPRPARASTDRVPICPLAGDNLIEDLMSSDGGSPPRLSEAAAGRGARFNRYRALVPQCSPCCACPPTLAWTSTSAWTPATPRATSSTSRSSTTERPSPRPCRVPRRVPAARSSQFSFFLTFFSWTRGPVRPGVAPFRRCLFLALFFLFSKSTFPIEINENSHIFVMFSFDFV; encoded by the exons ATGAAGGAGCGCGTGCTGGACCAGCAGAAGGCCCGGATCCAGCAGAGCATCAGGCTCCTGAGCGAGGACTCCACCTGCGGCCCATATCCTTTCCCGGGGCGGGAGGCGTGGCCATTGTTCCCAGATTACACGCGTGACGTTCTAATCCGGTCTTTCCGGAACGCCTTAACCCTCGCCACGTACAAGTATGTCACGCACGAGGACGTCTGCGACTCGTTCGGCGGCGACACCCTGCTGGCGGTGATGGCACCCTCCGGGACGCAGCTGGAGGTGGCGGTGCCGGTGACG GGTGAGGGCGGCCAGAAGAAGTACCAGGTGAGCCTGCGGAGCCCGTCCGCCCCCATCCAGGTGGCGCTGATCAACCGGGAGCGCGGCGGCACGCGGCCCGTCGTCTTCGCCGTCCCGCCCCCCGCCGACCTCTCCGCCCTGCCCACGCCCCCCGGCACgcccgccgcgccgcgccgccgccccCTGACCTCCGGCCAGCCGGAGCGCATGGGTACGCACgccgccccctccctccctccctacCCCCTTAACCCCGCCCCCTTAACCCTGAGAGACTCCTCCTCTGCCGCAGAGTGTCACCCGGAGTCCCCCGGAGGCCGGCGTCCGCAGCAGGACGCGATGGAGGAGACGCTGGGCGCGGCCGGCCTGCTCCGGGAGCACGGGAGGGAGGACAAGGAAGGCgagtggccccgccccccatcCCGGCCACGGCCGGCCCGCGCCAGTACTGACCGCGTTCCCATTTGTCCCCTCGCAGGGGACAACCTCATCGAGGACCTGATGTCGTCTGACGGTGGGTCCCCGCCACGCCTCTCCGAAGCGGCGGCGGGGCGCGGCGCGCGTTTTAACCGCTACCGCGCTCTTGTCCCGCAGTGTTCCCCCTGCTGCGCCTGTCCCCCGACCCTGGCGTGGACTTCAACTTCGGCCTGGACGCCAGCGACGCCACGTGCGACCTCTTCGACGTCCAGATCCTCAACTACTGAGCGTCCCTCGCCGCGTCCCTGCCGCGTCCCTCGCCGCGTCCCTGCCGCGCGCAGCTCTCAGTTCTCCTTCTTTCTCACGTTTTTCTCCTGGACGCGAGGGCCCGTCCGGCCGGGCGTGGCTCCGTTTCGTCGGTGCCTTTTTCTCgcactttttttccttttttctaaaAGTACTTTTCCAAtcgaaataaatgaaaattcgCATATTTTTGTGATGTTCAGTTTTGACTTTGTATAA
- the e2f5 gene encoding transcription factor E2F5 isoform X2, whose protein sequence is MAAPPGSSRREKSLGLLTIRFVALLRDAEDGLLDLKTAADTLAVKQKRRIYDITNVLEGVGLIDKKTKNTVRWRGENSGCRSQEVLEQVALLKAQIGDLDMKERVLDQQKARIQQSIRLLSEDSTCGPYPFPGREAWPLFPDYTRDVLIRSFRNALTLATYKYVTHEDVCDSFGGDTLLAVMAPSGTQLEVAVPVTGEGGQKKYQVSLRSPSAPIQVALINRERGGTRPVVFAVPPPADLSALPTPPGTPAAPRRRPLTSGQPERMGTHAAPSLPPYPLNPAPLTLRDSSSAAECHPESPGGRRPQQDAMEETLGAAGLLREHGREDKEGDNLIEDLMSSDGGSPPRLSEAAAGRGARFNRYRALVPQCSPCCACPPTLAWTSTSAWTPATPRATSSTSRSSTTERPSPRPCRVPRRVPAARSSQFSFFLTFFSWTRGPVRPGVAPFRRCLFLALFFLFSKSTFPIEINENSHIFVMFSFDFV, encoded by the exons ATGGCCGCGCCGCCCGGTTCGAGTCGCCGCGAGAAGAGCCTGGGTCTCCTCACCATCAGGTTCGTGGCCCTGCTGCGGGACGCCGAGGACGGGCTGCTGGACCTGAAGACG GCAGCGGACACCCTGGCCGTGAAGCAGAAGAGGAGGATCTACGACATCACCAACGTGCTGGAGGGCGTGGGGCTGATCGACAAGAAGACGAAGAACACCGTGCGGTGGAG GGGCGAGAACTCGGGCTGCCGGAGCCAGGAGGTTCTGGAGCAGGTGGCCCTGCTGAAGGCCCAGATCGGCGACCTGGACATGAAGGAGCGCGTGCTGGACCAGCAGAAGGCCCGGATCCAGCAGAGCATCAGGCTCCTGAGCGAGGACTCCACCTGCGGCCCATATCCTTTCCCGGGGCGGGAGGCGTGGCCATTGTTCCCAGATTACACGCGTGACGTTCTAATCCGGTCTTTCCGGAACGCCTTAACCCTCGCCACGTACAAGTATGTCACGCACGAGGACGTCTGCGACTCGTTCGGCGGCGACACCCTGCTGGCGGTGATGGCACCCTCCGGGACGCAGCTGGAGGTGGCGGTGCCGGTGACG GGTGAGGGCGGCCAGAAGAAGTACCAGGTGAGCCTGCGGAGCCCGTCCGCCCCCATCCAGGTGGCGCTGATCAACCGGGAGCGCGGCGGCACGCGGCCCGTCGTCTTCGCCGTCCCGCCCCCCGCCGACCTCTCCGCCCTGCCCACGCCCCCCGGCACgcccgccgcgccgcgccgccgccccCTGACCTCCGGCCAGCCGGAGCGCATGGGTACGCACgccgccccctccctccctccctacCCCCTTAACCCCGCCCCCTTAACCCTGAGAGACTCCTCCTCTGCCGCAGAGTGTCACCCGGAGTCCCCCGGAGGCCGGCGTCCGCAGCAGGACGCGATGGAGGAGACGCTGGGCGCGGCCGGCCTGCTCCGGGAGCACGGGAGGGAGGACAAGGAAG GGGACAACCTCATCGAGGACCTGATGTCGTCTGACGGTGGGTCCCCGCCACGCCTCTCCGAAGCGGCGGCGGGGCGCGGCGCGCGTTTTAACCGCTACCGCGCTCTTGTCCCGCAGTGTTCCCCCTGCTGCGCCTGTCCCCCGACCCTGGCGTGGACTTCAACTTCGGCCTGGACGCCAGCGACGCCACGTGCGACCTCTTCGACGTCCAGATCCTCAACTACTGAGCGTCCCTCGCCGCGTCCCTGCCGCGTCCCTCGCCGCGTCCCTGCCGCGCGCAGCTCTCAGTTCTCCTTCTTTCTCACGTTTTTCTCCTGGACGCGAGGGCCCGTCCGGCCGGGCGTGGCTCCGTTTCGTCGGTGCCTTTTTCTCgcactttttttccttttttctaaaAGTACTTTTCCAAtcgaaataaatgaaaattcgCATATTTTTGTGATGTTCAGTTTTGACTTTGTATAA
- the e2f5 gene encoding transcription factor E2F5 isoform X1 codes for MAAPPGSSRREKSLGLLTIRFVALLRDAEDGLLDLKTAADTLAVKQKRRIYDITNVLEGVGLIDKKTKNTVRWRGENSGCRSQEVLEQVALLKAQIGDLDMKERVLDQQKARIQQSIRLLSEDSTCGPYPFPGREAWPLFPDYTRDVLIRSFRNALTLATYKYVTHEDVCDSFGGDTLLAVMAPSGTQLEVAVPVTGEGGQKKYQVSLRSPSAPIQVALINRERGGTRPVVFAVPPPADLSALPTPPGTPAAPRRRPLTSGQPERMGTHAAPSLPPYPLNPAPLTLRDSSSAAECHPESPGGRRPQQDAMEETLGAAGLLREHGREDKEGEWPRPPSRPRPARASTDRVPICPLAGDNLIEDLMSSDGGSPPRLSEAAAGRGARFNRYRALVPQCSPCCACPPTLAWTSTSAWTPATPRATSSTSRSSTTERPSPRPCRVPRRVPAARSSQFSFFLTFFSWTRGPVRPGVAPFRRCLFLALFFLFSKSTFPIEINENSHIFVMFSFDFV; via the exons ATGGCCGCGCCGCCCGGTTCGAGTCGCCGCGAGAAGAGCCTGGGTCTCCTCACCATCAGGTTCGTGGCCCTGCTGCGGGACGCCGAGGACGGGCTGCTGGACCTGAAGACG GCAGCGGACACCCTGGCCGTGAAGCAGAAGAGGAGGATCTACGACATCACCAACGTGCTGGAGGGCGTGGGGCTGATCGACAAGAAGACGAAGAACACCGTGCGGTGGAG GGGCGAGAACTCGGGCTGCCGGAGCCAGGAGGTTCTGGAGCAGGTGGCCCTGCTGAAGGCCCAGATCGGCGACCTGGACATGAAGGAGCGCGTGCTGGACCAGCAGAAGGCCCGGATCCAGCAGAGCATCAGGCTCCTGAGCGAGGACTCCACCTGCGGCCCATATCCTTTCCCGGGGCGGGAGGCGTGGCCATTGTTCCCAGATTACACGCGTGACGTTCTAATCCGGTCTTTCCGGAACGCCTTAACCCTCGCCACGTACAAGTATGTCACGCACGAGGACGTCTGCGACTCGTTCGGCGGCGACACCCTGCTGGCGGTGATGGCACCCTCCGGGACGCAGCTGGAGGTGGCGGTGCCGGTGACG GGTGAGGGCGGCCAGAAGAAGTACCAGGTGAGCCTGCGGAGCCCGTCCGCCCCCATCCAGGTGGCGCTGATCAACCGGGAGCGCGGCGGCACGCGGCCCGTCGTCTTCGCCGTCCCGCCCCCCGCCGACCTCTCCGCCCTGCCCACGCCCCCCGGCACgcccgccgcgccgcgccgccgccccCTGACCTCCGGCCAGCCGGAGCGCATGGGTACGCACgccgccccctccctccctccctacCCCCTTAACCCCGCCCCCTTAACCCTGAGAGACTCCTCCTCTGCCGCAGAGTGTCACCCGGAGTCCCCCGGAGGCCGGCGTCCGCAGCAGGACGCGATGGAGGAGACGCTGGGCGCGGCCGGCCTGCTCCGGGAGCACGGGAGGGAGGACAAGGAAGGCgagtggccccgccccccatcCCGGCCACGGCCGGCCCGCGCCAGTACTGACCGCGTTCCCATTTGTCCCCTCGCAGGGGACAACCTCATCGAGGACCTGATGTCGTCTGACGGTGGGTCCCCGCCACGCCTCTCCGAAGCGGCGGCGGGGCGCGGCGCGCGTTTTAACCGCTACCGCGCTCTTGTCCCGCAGTGTTCCCCCTGCTGCGCCTGTCCCCCGACCCTGGCGTGGACTTCAACTTCGGCCTGGACGCCAGCGACGCCACGTGCGACCTCTTCGACGTCCAGATCCTCAACTACTGAGCGTCCCTCGCCGCGTCCCTGCCGCGTCCCTCGCCGCGTCCCTGCCGCGCGCAGCTCTCAGTTCTCCTTCTTTCTCACGTTTTTCTCCTGGACGCGAGGGCCCGTCCGGCCGGGCGTGGCTCCGTTTCGTCGGTGCCTTTTTCTCgcactttttttccttttttctaaaAGTACTTTTCCAAtcgaaataaatgaaaattcgCATATTTTTGTGATGTTCAGTTTTGACTTTGTATAA
- the e2f5 gene encoding transcription factor E2F5 isoform X5: MAAPPGSSRREKSLGLLTIRFVALLRDAEDGLLDLKTAADTLAVKQKRRIYDITNVLEGVGLIDKKTKNTVRWRGENSGCRSQEVLEQVALLKAQIGDLDMKERVLDQQKARIQQSIRLLSEDSTCGPYPFPGREAWPLFPDYTRDVLIRSFRNALTLATYKYVTHEDVCDSFGGDTLLAVMAPSGTQLEVAVPVTGEGGQKKYQVSLRSPSAPIQVALINRERGGTRPVVFAVPPPADLSALPTPPGTPAAPRRRPLTSGQPERMECHPESPGGRRPQQDAMEETLGAAGLLREHGREDKEGDNLIEDLMSSDGGSPPRLSEAAAGRGARFNRYRALVPQCSPCCACPPTLAWTSTSAWTPATPRATSSTSRSSTTERPSPRPCRVPRRVPAARSSQFSFFLTFFSWTRGPVRPGVAPFRRCLFLALFFLFSKSTFPIEINENSHIFVMFSFDFV; encoded by the exons ATGGCCGCGCCGCCCGGTTCGAGTCGCCGCGAGAAGAGCCTGGGTCTCCTCACCATCAGGTTCGTGGCCCTGCTGCGGGACGCCGAGGACGGGCTGCTGGACCTGAAGACG GCAGCGGACACCCTGGCCGTGAAGCAGAAGAGGAGGATCTACGACATCACCAACGTGCTGGAGGGCGTGGGGCTGATCGACAAGAAGACGAAGAACACCGTGCGGTGGAG GGGCGAGAACTCGGGCTGCCGGAGCCAGGAGGTTCTGGAGCAGGTGGCCCTGCTGAAGGCCCAGATCGGCGACCTGGACATGAAGGAGCGCGTGCTGGACCAGCAGAAGGCCCGGATCCAGCAGAGCATCAGGCTCCTGAGCGAGGACTCCACCTGCGGCCCATATCCTTTCCCGGGGCGGGAGGCGTGGCCATTGTTCCCAGATTACACGCGTGACGTTCTAATCCGGTCTTTCCGGAACGCCTTAACCCTCGCCACGTACAAGTATGTCACGCACGAGGACGTCTGCGACTCGTTCGGCGGCGACACCCTGCTGGCGGTGATGGCACCCTCCGGGACGCAGCTGGAGGTGGCGGTGCCGGTGACG GGTGAGGGCGGCCAGAAGAAGTACCAGGTGAGCCTGCGGAGCCCGTCCGCCCCCATCCAGGTGGCGCTGATCAACCGGGAGCGCGGCGGCACGCGGCCCGTCGTCTTCGCCGTCCCGCCCCCCGCCGACCTCTCCGCCCTGCCCACGCCCCCCGGCACgcccgccgcgccgcgccgccgccccCTGACCTCCGGCCAGCCGGAGCGCATGG AGTGTCACCCGGAGTCCCCCGGAGGCCGGCGTCCGCAGCAGGACGCGATGGAGGAGACGCTGGGCGCGGCCGGCCTGCTCCGGGAGCACGGGAGGGAGGACAAGGAAG GGGACAACCTCATCGAGGACCTGATGTCGTCTGACGGTGGGTCCCCGCCACGCCTCTCCGAAGCGGCGGCGGGGCGCGGCGCGCGTTTTAACCGCTACCGCGCTCTTGTCCCGCAGTGTTCCCCCTGCTGCGCCTGTCCCCCGACCCTGGCGTGGACTTCAACTTCGGCCTGGACGCCAGCGACGCCACGTGCGACCTCTTCGACGTCCAGATCCTCAACTACTGAGCGTCCCTCGCCGCGTCCCTGCCGCGTCCCTCGCCGCGTCCCTGCCGCGCGCAGCTCTCAGTTCTCCTTCTTTCTCACGTTTTTCTCCTGGACGCGAGGGCCCGTCCGGCCGGGCGTGGCTCCGTTTCGTCGGTGCCTTTTTCTCgcactttttttccttttttctaaaAGTACTTTTCCAAtcgaaataaatgaaaattcgCATATTTTTGTGATGTTCAGTTTTGACTTTGTATAA
- the e2f5 gene encoding transcription factor E2F5 isoform X8 encodes MAAPPGSSRREKSLGLLTIRFVALLRDAEDGLLDLKTAADTLAVKQKRRIYDITNVLEGVGLIDKKTKNTVRWRGENSGCRSQEVLEQVALLKAQIGDLDMKERVLDQQKARIQQSIRLLSEDSTCGPYPFPGREAWPLFPDYTRDVLIRSFRNALTLATYKYVTHEDVCDSFGGDTLLAVMAPSGTQLEVAVPVTGEGGQKKYQVSLRSPSAPIQVALINRERGGTRPVVFAVPPPADLSALPTPPGTPAAPRRRPLTSGQPERMGTHAAPSLPPYPLNPAPLTLRDSSSAAECHPESPGGRRPQQDAMEETLGAAGLLREHGREDKEGDNLIEDLMSSDVFPLLRLSPDPGVDFNFGLDASDATCDLFDVQILNY; translated from the exons ATGGCCGCGCCGCCCGGTTCGAGTCGCCGCGAGAAGAGCCTGGGTCTCCTCACCATCAGGTTCGTGGCCCTGCTGCGGGACGCCGAGGACGGGCTGCTGGACCTGAAGACG GCAGCGGACACCCTGGCCGTGAAGCAGAAGAGGAGGATCTACGACATCACCAACGTGCTGGAGGGCGTGGGGCTGATCGACAAGAAGACGAAGAACACCGTGCGGTGGAG GGGCGAGAACTCGGGCTGCCGGAGCCAGGAGGTTCTGGAGCAGGTGGCCCTGCTGAAGGCCCAGATCGGCGACCTGGACATGAAGGAGCGCGTGCTGGACCAGCAGAAGGCCCGGATCCAGCAGAGCATCAGGCTCCTGAGCGAGGACTCCACCTGCGGCCCATATCCTTTCCCGGGGCGGGAGGCGTGGCCATTGTTCCCAGATTACACGCGTGACGTTCTAATCCGGTCTTTCCGGAACGCCTTAACCCTCGCCACGTACAAGTATGTCACGCACGAGGACGTCTGCGACTCGTTCGGCGGCGACACCCTGCTGGCGGTGATGGCACCCTCCGGGACGCAGCTGGAGGTGGCGGTGCCGGTGACG GGTGAGGGCGGCCAGAAGAAGTACCAGGTGAGCCTGCGGAGCCCGTCCGCCCCCATCCAGGTGGCGCTGATCAACCGGGAGCGCGGCGGCACGCGGCCCGTCGTCTTCGCCGTCCCGCCCCCCGCCGACCTCTCCGCCCTGCCCACGCCCCCCGGCACgcccgccgcgccgcgccgccgccccCTGACCTCCGGCCAGCCGGAGCGCATGGGTACGCACgccgccccctccctccctccctacCCCCTTAACCCCGCCCCCTTAACCCTGAGAGACTCCTCCTCTGCCGCAGAGTGTCACCCGGAGTCCCCCGGAGGCCGGCGTCCGCAGCAGGACGCGATGGAGGAGACGCTGGGCGCGGCCGGCCTGCTCCGGGAGCACGGGAGGGAGGACAAGGAAG GGGACAACCTCATCGAGGACCTGATGTCGTCTGACG TGTTCCCCCTGCTGCGCCTGTCCCCCGACCCTGGCGTGGACTTCAACTTCGGCCTGGACGCCAGCGACGCCACGTGCGACCTCTTCGACGTCCAGATCCTCAACTACTGA